Part of the Streptococcus ilei genome is shown below.
CTTAAACCAAGCTTCTCGTAAAGCAGCTGAGCGCTTGGGATTCACCTATGAAGGCTGTTTCCGTCAGGCTCTTGTTTATAAAGGTCGGACTCGAGACACAGATTGGTTGTCTATCATTGACCAAGAATGGCCAGCTATCAAACAGTGTTTTGAAGCTTGGTTAGATCCAACTAATTTCGATGAAAATGGTCAACAAAAGCAATCTCTAGCCGATATGGCGCAAAAGTAATACAAAGAAACAAAGGATTCCCAGGAGGAATACATGACTCAAGGAAAAATTATTAAAGTTTCCGGTCCCTTGGTGGTCGCATCAGGGATGCAGGAGGCCAATATCCAAGATATTTGCCGGGTCGGCGATCTTGGATTGATTGGCGAAATTATTGAGATGCGTCGGGATGAGGCATCTATCCAAGTATATGAAGAAACGTCTGGAGTCGGTCCAGGTGAACCGGTGGTCACAACTGGGGCTCCCCTCTCTGTTGAGTTGGGACCAGGTTTGATCTCGCAGATGTTTGACGGGATCCAACGCCCCTTGGAACGTTTCCAAGAAGTTACAGCCAGTGATTTTCTGGTTCGTGGGGTGCAAGTTCCAAATCTAGACCGTAACACCAAATGGACCTTCGAACCGACTGTGGTAGAAGGGACAGAGGTGGTCGCTGGAGACATCGTCGGTACCGTCCAAGAGACTAATATGGTGGAACACCGCATCATGGTGCCTTACGGAGTCAGTGGGCGTGTGACTAAGATTGCATCTGGTTCTTACACAGTAGAGGAGCCAGTTTATGAGATTGAGCAGGCTGATGGCAGCCTCTTTACCGGAACCTTGATGCAAAAATGGCCGGTTCGTCGTGGCCGCCCCTTTGCACAAAAACTGATCCCAGTAGAGCCTTTGGTCACAGGTCAACGGGTTATTGATACCTTCTTCCCAGTGACAAAAGGTGGTGCTGCGGCAGTTCCTGGACCTTTCGGAGCTGGAAAAACCGTCGTGCAACACCAGGTGGCTAAGTTTGCCAATGTTGACATCGTAATTTACGTTGGTTGTGGAGAACGTGGAAATGAAATGACAGACGTTCTGAATGAGTTTCCAGAATTGATTGATCCAACAACTGGCCAATCCATTATGCAACGGACGGTTCTGATTGCCAACACTTCTAATATGCCAGTGGCGGCGCGGGAAGCTTCCATCTACACAGGGATTACTATTGCAGAATACTTCCGTGATATGGGCTATTCCGTTGCCATCATGGCCGATTCGACATCGCGCTGGGCAGAAGCTCTTCGTGAAATGTCTGGTCGTCTAGAAGAAATGCCCGGAGATGAAGGCTACCCAGCCTATCTTGGTAGCCGGATTGCCGAGTACTACGAACGGGCCGGACGGGTCAAGACACTTGGTACCACTGCACGTGAAGGATCTATTACCGCCATCGGTGCCGTTTCCCCTCCGGGTGGAGATATCTCAGAGCCCGTAACGCAAAACACCCTGCGAATTGTCAAGGTCTTCTGGGGACTAGATGCTCAGTTGGCGCAACGACGCCACTTCCCAGCCATCAACTGGTTGAGCTCTTATTCCCTTTACCAAGATGAGGTAGGCCAATATATCGATCAGCATGAGCAGATTAGCTGGGCAGAAAAAGTGACCCGTGCTATGAATCTGTTGCAAAAAGAGAGTGAATTGCAAGAGATTGTGCGCCTGGTTGGTTTGGACTCCTTGTCTGAAAAAGACCGCTTGACTATGAATGCGGCCAAGATGATCCGCGAAGACTACCTGCAACAAAATGCCTTTGATGAGGTAGACACCTATACTTCTTTCAGCAAGCAGGTTGCCTTGTTGACCAATATTCTGACCTTTGACCAAGAAAGTCAAAAAGCGTTGGAATTAGGGGCCTACTTCACAGAAATCATGGAAGGAACGGTAGATCTTCGGGACCGCATTGCCCGTAGCAAGTTCATCCATGAGGATCAGTTGGCCACCATTCAAGCCCTGAAAGAAGAAATCGTAGAAACCCTACACCAAATCGTAGCCCAAGGAGGAGTAGACAATGAGCGTGATTAAAGAATACCGTACTGTCAGCGAAGTTGTTGGCCCCTTGATGATTGTCGATCAGGTCCAAGGGGTTCACTACAATGAACTCGTAGAAATCAAGCTCCATGACGGTACAATCCGTCAGGGACAAGTCCTCGAAGTCCAAGAAGACAAGGCCATGGTCCAGCTCTTTGAAGGATCTAGCGGGATCAACTTGGAAAAAGCCAAAGTCCGCTTTACCGGACGTCCCCTAGAACTTCCAGTGTCCGAAGACATGGTGGGGCGTATCTTTAACGGGATGGGCAAACCCATTGATGGTGGTCCGGAGATTATCCCAGAGAAGTACTTGGACATTGATGGACAAGCCATCAACCCAGTATCTCGGGACTATCCAGATGAATTTATCCAGACAGGAATCTCGGCCATTGACCACTTGAATACCCTGGTTCGGGGCCAAAAACTCCCAGTCTTCTCCGGTTCTGGTCTTCCTCACAAGGAGTTGGCAGCTCAGATTGCCCGTCAAGCGACGGTACTGAATTCCGAAGAAAACTTTGCTGTGGTCTTTGCGGCCATGGGGATTACCTTTGAAGAAGCAGAGTTCTTTATGAATGACCTTCGGGAAACAGGAGCCATTGACCGCTCCGTCCTCTTTATCAACCTAGCCAATGACCCAGCTATCGAGCGGATAGCCACTCCTCGGATTGCCTTGACAGCGGCAGAATATTTGGCCTATGAAAAAGACATGCATGTCTTGGTCATCATGACCGACATGACCAACTACTGTGAAGCCCTTCGGGAAGTATCTGCTGCCCGCCGGGAGGTTCCAGGACGTCGGGGCTATCCAGGTTACCTCTATACCAACCTATCCACCCTCTACGAACGTGCCGGACGGTTGGTTGGAAAGAAAGGATCTGTGACCCAGATTCCGATCCTTTCCATGCCGGAGGATGACATCACCCACCCTATTCCTGACTTGACAGGCTACATCACCGAAGGTCAGATTATTCTGTCCCGTGATCTATACAACAGTGGCTACCGTCCACCGATCAATGTCCTTCCATCTCTTTCTCGTTTGAAAGACAAGGGATCTGGTGAAGGGAAGACTCGGAAAGACCATGCAGCAACCATGAACCAGCTCTTTGCGGCCTATGCCCAAGGGAAACAAGCAAAAGAGTTAGCCGTGGTGCTTGGGGAGTCTGCCTTGTCAGATACAGACAAGCTCTATGTCAAATTTACTGATCGCTTTGAGAAGGAATACATCAATCAAGGCTTTACTACCAATCGGAGCATTCAAGAAAGTCTAGATCTGGGCTGGGAATTGCTGGCTATCTTGCCAAGGACAGAGCTCAAGCGGATCAAGGATGATATGATTGACGAATACCTCCCAAAAACTTCCAAGGAAGCACAAGCCTAGGAGTAGAAAGGAGGAAGTCAAATGGCACGATTAAATGTCAAACCCACCCGGATGGAGTTAAACACCCTCAAAGAGCGTCTGAAGACAGCAACTAGAGGGCATAAACTTCTCAAGGACAAACGAGACGAGCTCATGCGACGCTTCATCGAATCAGTCCGTGAAAATGACCGCCTCCGCCAGAAGGTTGAGGCAGCTCTCGTCGGAAATATGCAAGAATTTGTCCTCGCCAAATGTCTGGAAAATGACCTCATGGTCCAGGAAATCTTTGCGGTGCCGACGCGTGAGGTCAGCCTGCATATCGAGACGGAGAATATCATGAGTGTGCGCGTGCCCAAGATGCATGCCCATATCGATAATCCGTATGGAGACGATGAGGGAGACGTGGTCTACAGCTACGTGGCTTCCAATAGTCAGATGGATAGCACCATTCAAGAAATGGAAGAACTCCTCCCAGACCTGCTTCGTCTAGCTGAGATTGAAAAAACTTGCCAGCTCATGGCCGATGAGATCGAAAAAACGCGCCGTCGGGTAAATGGACTGGAGTATGCGACCATTCCAGACCTCAAGGAGACCATCTATTATATCGAAATGAAACTCGAAGAAGCCGAACGCGCCAATCTGGTCAGAATGATGAAGGTCAAATAAGATATAAAGCCCACAAAATGCAAGATGAAATTAGGAAATCCAACGACGGAGTGATTGCTCCTAGTTGGATTTATCTTTTTCCAAAGAGTTGTAGGCGTGTTCTATTAACAAGATACAAAGCCGTTAAAAATAGCACCCGAGTGATGTCTACAGGAGACGAACTTAGGGTGTTTTTAGCTTCTATTTTCGCTGAAAAATTCTCTAAAATCTCTTTGTTCAGGGCGTTTGAAGGCTTCTGATACAACAAATTTATTTGATTATCCAAATAGTACTAACTGTCAGTAAATATTAAGAGAATGTAACAAGAAAGGGTTAATGTTACAAATTAGGGTCAGTTAGATTAAAAGAAAAGAAGAGGCATTTCCCGGACAAAAAATGTGGTAGAATATTAAATGTATCTGTCTGGAGATAAATCTCCGATAATAAGAAAACGAGGAAATAACGTATGAAGAAAGTAAACAAAAAAGCTCTAATTGCTTCGACTGTTGCTATGGCGGTCTTGCCATTTACAACTGGTAAAGCAGAATCAAATGGGGACTGGGTTGCCCGTTCTGTAGATGAAATTCGAGCAGATATTTCAACTTCAGAAAACAAACAAACCTACACTATCAAGTATGGGGATACCCTAAGCACGATTGCGGAAGCTTTGAATGTTGACGTAACTGTTTTGGCAAACTTGAACCAAATCAGCAACATTGATTTGATTTTCCCAGGAACTGTCTTGACAACAACTGTTAATGATCAAAATCAAGTAACAGGTGTAGAAATCCAAACTCCTACAGCAGGTAATGCTGATGCAACTGTGACAACCTCTGCTGATTTGACAAACAACCAAATCAAAGTAGACAACCAAACTGTTGCAGTGGGTGATTTGACAAAACCAGTAGCAGATGAAAGCAACCAAGCTGTAGAACTCCCTCAAGCACCTGCAGTTGTAGCAGCAGTGGCAGACCAAGTATCAGAAAGCTTGCCAACTCCAGAAGCGCCAGCTGAAACACCTGCACCAGCAGCTCCAGTAGTAGAGGAAGCGCCAGTTGTTGAAGAAGCACCTGCGCAACCTGCTGCAGCTCCAGCTGAAGTAGCGGCTCCTGTAGAAGCCCCAGTTGTTGAGGAAGCACCAGCAGCTCCAGTCGTAGAAGTTCCAGCAGAACCAGAAGTTGCTGCGGTTGCTTCAACACCACAATATGGTGCACCAGCACCAGTTGTTGACACGACAGCTTCAACTCCTTCAACTGCGACACCTACTTCAAATGAAGGTCTTCAACCTCAAGCGATTCGCTTCAAAGAACAAGTAATAAATGAACTTGGCTTGACTGATATCGGTGGTTACCGTCCTGGTGACCCAGAAGATCACGGTAAAGGTCTTGCGATCGACGTTATGGTTCCAGAAAGTTCAGCGATTGGTGATCAAGTAGCTCAATATGCAATCGATCACATGCAAGAAAATGGAATTTCTTACATCATCTGGAAACAACGTTTCTATGCTCCAGTAAATAACATTTATGGACCAGCAAACACTTGGAATGAAATGCCAGATCGTGGTAGCGTTACAGAAAATCACTACGACCACGTACACGTGTCATTCAACCCATAATCAAGTCATAGCAAAGAGGTTGGGACAAAAGTCCCAGCCTCTTAATTGTCTTTGGATTGTCGAGCAAGACGCAGTGGTTGAGTGGGCTCTACTACGCTGATTTCATCAGCTTTTATAGCCCTACTCAACTGTACGGAGGTGGGACGACGAAATCGAATTCTAACGAATTACCGATTTCTGTCCCACTCTCTTTTTTTGTATAAAAAATAAACCCCATTTGATCAATGGGGTTTATTGGATTAAAGGATAACATCAGATTGTTCTACTTGATAGAGAGCAATACTCATAAATAAAGCAACGACAAGAAGAATTAGAATCCCGGGTGTCCAAGAGTGGAAGATTTGTTGGCTTGAACCAAATAAGATAGGTCCAAGTGCAGCAAAGACGTATCCTCCTGTTTGAGCTAGTCCAGAGAGCTGAGCAGTTTTCTCAGGAGAGCTAGACTTCATGGAGAAGGTGACCATGAGGTAAGGAAATAAGATACTCGTAAAACTTCCAATCAAGATATTCAGAATCAACCAGTAAATGAAGTTGTCTGTCTTTAGTAACAGCATGGCAATTCCAGTAAAACCAGCTAAGACAGTCGTTATCAGCATGATGCGACGGTTTCGTTCAGAAAGGCTGGTGGTGAGACTTGGAATGGTCATAGAGAAAGGAAGACTCATCAGGGTGAATACAGATGCTAAAATTCCTGCATTGGCTTGATCGATACCAGCTTGGGTTGCCATGGTAGGCAACCAGGTCATCGTCGTATAGTACAAGAGAGACTGTAGACCACAGAAGAGCATAATAGCCCAGACCTTACCATTTTTATACCAGCTAGTCTTATTTTCATTAGAAGAGGAGCTTTTTTTCAAATAATGATTGTGGCGAGCATTAGGGAGCCAGATCACAAGAGCGACCGCACAGACAACTGTCAGCACCCAGACCAAGCCTTGCCAAGAGGTAGCTTGAGTAATAGGAACAGCGACAGAAGAAGCGACTGCAGTAGACAAGCCCATTGCAGTGATATAGAGGGTAGTCAAGAAGCCAAGACGTTTTGGTTCATTGGCTTGGATCAAGCTTGGTAGAAGGACATTGATAAAGGCAATGGCAGCACCGATCAAAAGAGTTCCCACATAGAGGAGAGGGAGATTGATGGTACGTAGGGCCGATCCAATCGTCATCAGGATCAAAACTCCAAGAAAGAGTCTCTCAATTCCAAAGCGTCTCGCCCAGCTGGTAGCAAAAGGAGAGAAAATAGCGAATGTTAGGAGGGGTAAACTTGTCAAGAGGCCGAGAGAACTCACCTCAACACCAAAGCTAGCAGCAATATCTGATAAGACAGTGGAGAGGGTCGTAAATGGGGCCCGCAAGACCACTCCTAGTAAAAGGATCCCTGGAATGAGAAAACGGGAATGGTTTTGTTTCATAATGTACCTCCTTGTTCGAAAATGAACAGCATCCGTATCATTATAGCACAAGAACTTGGAGGAGGCAAAAGGAATTATCGGGAAATAAAGCCCGTAAAATAGCTGTTTTGTCTATAAATATAGTAAACAATAGAAAGATAGAGCTGAAAAAAATTTTTGAAGGTTTTAAAATTTTTTCGAACATATTTTTATAGCCACATAGTTTTCGCTTCGCTCAAACTGCATCCATATCTCTAAATTCGGTTGAACCCACTGAGTTCACTTCATTCCGTTTTCTAAGGCACGGAGTTCTCACTATCGTTCGAACTGCGTCAACGTACCTAAACTCTCGGATGCTCGTAAAGGTAATAAGGAACGTAGTTTTCGCTCCGCTCAAACTGCATCAATGTACCTAAGCTCATCTACGTCCTTGTTAGGATTGGTTTAAGGAAATAGGTTTAGTAATAATTACATAACGCAGTGGTTGATTGGTATCTTTGTCGCTCTTATAGCTCCAAAGAATACCTAATCAACTGTGCGGGGGTGAGACAACGAACAATTTTAAAAAATTGTTCTGTCTCACTCCCATAGAAAAAGCCACCGGATTTGGTGGCTCTTATAGGGAGATTATTATGAAAAAGTTTAGGATTTTCTATCAAACAAAGTTAGGAGGTCTTCATTTGATGATATTAGTATAAATCGGAAAACTTAAAGAAAACTTAAGATACCTTCCTGTAATTTAAAATCAGTCTTAAGACGGATGGTTTGATTTGTAGCTGTCATTCGATCTCATTCTAGGTTAACTTGCATTATTGTCAGAATTGTGAGAAAATAGGTTTCATCAAAGGAGGGAAAGGATAGCGAGATGAGAGAGGATATCAAGATTAACGACCGTGCTTTAGCACTGGAGAAGCAATTGATTGAAAAGTTAGAGCTTGTGTTTGATACAGATGTTGAATTGGATGTCTACAACCTCGGTTTGATTTACGAATTGGATCTAGATGAAGAAGGAATCTGTAAGGTTGTCATGACCTTTACCGATACTGCCTGTAGCTGTGCCGAGAGTCTTCCTATTGAAATCGTCGCTCGCCTAAAAGAAATCGATGGGATTGAGGATGTTAAGGTAGAAGTGACCTGGTCTCCCGCTTGGAAGATTACTCGGATCAGTCGCTATGGACGTATTGCCCTCGGATTGCCTCCACGTTAAACAAGTAAAACTCACTTTACGAATTCGTAAAGTGAGTTTTTTCATATCTTATTGTTTACCAGACTGTTCCATATTCCAGAAGTCTGTCACGGCACCGCGTGAAGCAGAGGATACCGTGTGGGCATACTTACCGAGAACCCCACGGCTATAGAGTGGTGGCAAGGTTGTTTCAGCCTTCCGTTTCGCCAATTCTTCGTCTGAGACGTGCATGGTGATTTCTTTAGTATCTTGGTCGACTGTTACCATGTCCCCTGTGTGGAGGTAGGCGATTGGGCCACCGACCTGAGCTTCAGGCGCAATGTGACCGACAACGAGACCATAAGTACCACCAGAGAAGCGTCCGTCTGTCAAGAGGGCAACCTTGTCTCCTTGGCCTTTCCCAACGATCATAGATGACAAGGACAGCATTTCCGGCATACCAGGACCACCTTTCGGACCAACGAAACGAACGACAACAACATCGCCATCCACGATTTCATCTGAAAGAACCGCTTCAATGGCAGCTTCTTCGGAGTCAAAGACCTTAGCAGGACCGGTGATGTTGCGGACCTTCACACCTGATACTTTGGCAACCGCCCCTTCTGGAGCCAAGTTCCCTTTCAGGATGATCAATGGACCATCCGCACGTTTTGGATTTTCAAGTGGCATGATGACTTTTTGACCTGGTGTCAAATCAGCGAAGGCTTCCAAGTTTTCGGCAACAGTTTTACCGGTACATGTGATCCGATCACCATGAAGGAAACCATTTTTCAGAAGGTATTTCATGACAGCTGGCACACCACCAACATTGTAAAGGTCTTGGAAGACGTATTGACCAGAAGGTTTCAAGTCTGCCAAGTGAGGGACGCGCTCTTGGAAATCGTTGAAGTCTTCAAGGGTCAAGTCAACATTGGCTGCGTGAGCGATGGCAAGCAAGTGAAGGGTCGCATTGGTTGATCCACCCAGGGCCATAGTCACCGTAATGGCATCTTCAAAGGCTTCACGGGTCAAGATGTCAGATGGTTTCAGTCCCATTTCAAGCATCTTGACAACTGCACGACCAGCTTCTTCGATGTCAGCTTTTTTATCTGCTGATTCAGCAGGGTGAGAAGATGAACCTGGTAAGCTCATCCCAAGGACCTCGATCGCTGTCGCCATGGTATTGGCAGTGTACATTCCACCACAACCACCAGGGCCAGGGCAGGCATTACATTCCAGTTGCTTCACTTCTTCAGCCGTCATGTCACCATGGTTCCATTTTCCGATTCCTTCGAAAACAGAAACCAAGTCGATATCCTTACCGTTTAGATTACCTGGTGCAATGGTACCACCGTAGGCAAAGATTGCTGGAATATCCATATTGGCAATAGCAATCATAGAACCAGGCATGTTCTTGTCACAGCCACCGATAGCTACAAAGGCATCAACGTTGTGACCACCCATAGCCGCTTCGATAGAGTCCGCGATGATATCACGAGAAGTCAAGGAGAAGCGCATCCCAGGCGTTCCCATAGCGATCCCATCCGCAACAGTAATAGTTCCGAATTGGACCGGCCAAGCTCCCGCATCTTTCACACCTTCTTTGGCCAATTTCCCAAAATCATGCAGGTGCATGTTACAAGGCGTGTTTTCAGCCCAAGTAGAGATGACCCCTACAATTGGTTTTTCAAAGTTTTCATCGGTCATCCCAGTTGCCCGAAGCATAGCCCGGTTAGGGGATTTGACCATGCTGTCGTAGACGCTACTGCGATGGCGTGTATCTAATTCTGTCATCTGATTCCCTCTCACGTATTTTTTTATTATTATAGCACAATTTACAGTCCAACGATAGAAGAAAATTCTTGAATTTTCAGACAATTCAGCTTGCTCGGTTTCTTGCTAAAATAATTTACAGTTATATCTTGACTTTTGCAAGCAAAGTGATATCATTTAGATATCACAAAGAAAGAAGGGTTCGTCCCATGGAAGAAAAAATTTTAACCCAAAAGAAAAACGGCTTAGCTGTCCTTGTAGGCTTGCTAGTTGGAGATCTTATTTTAGTTTTTGCCTTTATTAGTGCGATTGCTAGTTTACCAGAAGGTTTCCCGCTTGCAATTGGAGTTATTACCTGTATTTTTCTCTTTATTGCTAGTCTGGTGTGCTATGCGGGGATCAAAATTATTAAACCGCAAGAGGCCTTGGTCTTGACCTTGTTTGGGGACTATATTGGAACCATTCGCGAAGCGGGTATTTACTTTGTCAATCCCTTCTGTGTCGCTGTCAATCCTGCCAATAACACCCGCTTGGGCCAAAGTGGTGATGTCACCACCAAGTCCCCCATGTCTGTCAGTAAAACAGCAGAAGGCAAAAATATTTCCATAGAGACAGGTAAAAAGAATATTTCCTTAAAAGTGATGACCTTGAACAACTCTCGCCAGAAGATCAATGACTGCTTAGGGAATCCTGTAGAAATTGGTATTGCAGTTACTTGGCGCGTTGTGGATACGGCTAAAGCAGTCTTCAATGTGGATAACTACAAAGAATATCTCTCATTGCAGTGTGATAGTGCCCTTCGTAATATTGTCCGCATCTATCCTTATGATGTAGCTCCTAATGTCGATACGACAGGAGATGGCCAGGCAGATGAGGGTAGTCTCCGAGGCTCCAGTGAAATCGTGGCCAGCCGCATTCGAGAAGAGATTCAGGAGCGTGTTAAAGATGCTGGGCTTGAAATTCTAGAGGCTCGCATTACTTACTTGGCCTATGCTCCAGAAATCGCAGCTGTGATGCTTCAACGCCAACAAGCGTCTGCCATTATCGATGCGCGGAAGATGATTGTCGATGGAGCAGTTGGGATGGTTGAAATGGCCCTTGAACGCTTGAGCGAAGGAGAGATTGTAGAGCTAGACGAAGAACGGAAGGCTGCCATGGTATCGAACCTTCTAGTCGTTCTCTGTGGCAATCATGATGCACAACCAATTGTCAACACAGGAAGTCTCTATTAAGAATGGCTGATCAAAAGAAAAAGCAAATTCCACTTAGACTGTCAGCCAAGTTATATGCTGCTCTCGCATCATGGGCAGAAGATGACTTTCGATCGGTCAATGGTCAGATCGAGTACCTGCTGACAGAATGTGTCAAGCAACGAAAAAAGGATGGCAAATACGTTTCGGAAACGATTGATGAGCCATTTGAAATAGACCTTTAAGGAGAACTCCTGTCCCATTTGATGAGGCAGGAGATTTTTTTAATAATTTTTTGTCAAGTAACTTTACTTTACAAAAAAGTTTTGTTATACTGTTAAAGTTGATGAAAATCAAACCTAATTGAATTTATATCTTAAAAGGAGAAAAACGAAATGGCAGTACCTGCACGTCGCACATCAAAAGCGAAGAAAAACAAACGTCGTACGCACTACAAAGTAACAGCTCCATCTGTAAACTTTGACGAAGCAACTGGAGATTACTCACGTTCACACCGTGTATCACTTAAAGGATACTACAAAGGACGTAAGATCGCTAAAGCTGCATCAGCTGAATAATAGAAGGGAGATACCATGCGCGTAAATATTACACTTGAACACAAAGAATCTGGTGAACGCTTGTACCTTACTTCTAAAAACAAACGTAACACTCCAGACCGTCTTCAATTGAAGAAATACTCACCAAAACTTCGCAAACACGTTGTGTTTACAGAAGTGAAGTAGGGGTTCAATACGAATCAATACATAAGAAAAACGCTGATTTCAAGCGTTTTTTCTTTTTGCCAAA
Proteins encoded:
- a CDS encoding V-type ATP synthase subunit A, which codes for MTQGKIIKVSGPLVVASGMQEANIQDICRVGDLGLIGEIIEMRRDEASIQVYEETSGVGPGEPVVTTGAPLSVELGPGLISQMFDGIQRPLERFQEVTASDFLVRGVQVPNLDRNTKWTFEPTVVEGTEVVAGDIVGTVQETNMVEHRIMVPYGVSGRVTKIASGSYTVEEPVYEIEQADGSLFTGTLMQKWPVRRGRPFAQKLIPVEPLVTGQRVIDTFFPVTKGGAAAVPGPFGAGKTVVQHQVAKFANVDIVIYVGCGERGNEMTDVLNEFPELIDPTTGQSIMQRTVLIANTSNMPVAAREASIYTGITIAEYFRDMGYSVAIMADSTSRWAEALREMSGRLEEMPGDEGYPAYLGSRIAEYYERAGRVKTLGTTAREGSITAIGAVSPPGGDISEPVTQNTLRIVKVFWGLDAQLAQRRHFPAINWLSSYSLYQDEVGQYIDQHEQISWAEKVTRAMNLLQKESELQEIVRLVGLDSLSEKDRLTMNAAKMIREDYLQQNAFDEVDTYTSFSKQVALLTNILTFDQESQKALELGAYFTEIMEGTVDLRDRIARSKFIHEDQLATIQALKEEIVETLHQIVAQGGVDNERD
- a CDS encoding V-type ATP synthase subunit B, which encodes MSVIKEYRTVSEVVGPLMIVDQVQGVHYNELVEIKLHDGTIRQGQVLEVQEDKAMVQLFEGSSGINLEKAKVRFTGRPLELPVSEDMVGRIFNGMGKPIDGGPEIIPEKYLDIDGQAINPVSRDYPDEFIQTGISAIDHLNTLVRGQKLPVFSGSGLPHKELAAQIARQATVLNSEENFAVVFAAMGITFEEAEFFMNDLRETGAIDRSVLFINLANDPAIERIATPRIALTAAEYLAYEKDMHVLVIMTDMTNYCEALREVSAARREVPGRRGYPGYLYTNLSTLYERAGRLVGKKGSVTQIPILSMPEDDITHPIPDLTGYITEGQIILSRDLYNSGYRPPINVLPSLSRLKDKGSGEGKTRKDHAATMNQLFAAYAQGKQAKELAVVLGESALSDTDKLYVKFTDRFEKEYINQGFTTNRSIQESLDLGWELLAILPRTELKRIKDDMIDEYLPKTSKEAQA
- a CDS encoding V-type ATP synthase subunit D, whose amino-acid sequence is MARLNVKPTRMELNTLKERLKTATRGHKLLKDKRDELMRRFIESVRENDRLRQKVEAALVGNMQEFVLAKCLENDLMVQEIFAVPTREVSLHIETENIMSVRVPKMHAHIDNPYGDDEGDVVYSYVASNSQMDSTIQEMEELLPDLLRLAEIEKTCQLMADEIEKTRRRVNGLEYATIPDLKETIYYIEMKLEEAERANLVRMMKVK
- a CDS encoding LysM peptidoglycan-binding domain-containing protein produces the protein MKKVNKKALIASTVAMAVLPFTTGKAESNGDWVARSVDEIRADISTSENKQTYTIKYGDTLSTIAEALNVDVTVLANLNQISNIDLIFPGTVLTTTVNDQNQVTGVEIQTPTAGNADATVTTSADLTNNQIKVDNQTVAVGDLTKPVADESNQAVELPQAPAVVAAVADQVSESLPTPEAPAETPAPAAPVVEEAPVVEEAPAQPAAAPAEVAAPVEAPVVEEAPAAPVVEVPAEPEVAAVASTPQYGAPAPVVDTTASTPSTATPTSNEGLQPQAIRFKEQVINELGLTDIGGYRPGDPEDHGKGLAIDVMVPESSAIGDQVAQYAIDHMQENGISYIIWKQRFYAPVNNIYGPANTWNEMPDRGSVTENHYDHVHVSFNP
- a CDS encoding CynX/NimT family MFS transporter — translated: MKQNHSRFLIPGILLLGVVLRAPFTTLSTVLSDIAASFGVEVSSLGLLTSLPLLTFAIFSPFATSWARRFGIERLFLGVLILMTIGSALRTINLPLLYVGTLLIGAAIAFINVLLPSLIQANEPKRLGFLTTLYITAMGLSTAVASSVAVPITQATSWQGLVWVLTVVCAVALVIWLPNARHNHYLKKSSSSNENKTSWYKNGKVWAIMLFCGLQSLLYYTTMTWLPTMATQAGIDQANAGILASVFTLMSLPFSMTIPSLTTSLSERNRRIMLITTVLAGFTGIAMLLLKTDNFIYWLILNILIGSFTSILFPYLMVTFSMKSSSPEKTAQLSGLAQTGGYVFAALGPILFGSSQQIFHSWTPGILILLVVALFMSIALYQVEQSDVIL
- a CDS encoding metal-sulfur cluster assembly factor; this translates as MREDIKINDRALALEKQLIEKLELVFDTDVELDVYNLGLIYELDLDEEGICKVVMTFTDTACSCAESLPIEIVARLKEIDGIEDVKVEVTWSPAWKITRISRYGRIALGLPPR
- the ilvD gene encoding dihydroxy-acid dehydratase yields the protein MTELDTRHRSSVYDSMVKSPNRAMLRATGMTDENFEKPIVGVISTWAENTPCNMHLHDFGKLAKEGVKDAGAWPVQFGTITVADGIAMGTPGMRFSLTSRDIIADSIEAAMGGHNVDAFVAIGGCDKNMPGSMIAIANMDIPAIFAYGGTIAPGNLNGKDIDLVSVFEGIGKWNHGDMTAEEVKQLECNACPGPGGCGGMYTANTMATAIEVLGMSLPGSSSHPAESADKKADIEEAGRAVVKMLEMGLKPSDILTREAFEDAITVTMALGGSTNATLHLLAIAHAANVDLTLEDFNDFQERVPHLADLKPSGQYVFQDLYNVGGVPAVMKYLLKNGFLHGDRITCTGKTVAENLEAFADLTPGQKVIMPLENPKRADGPLIILKGNLAPEGAVAKVSGVKVRNITGPAKVFDSEEAAIEAVLSDEIVDGDVVVVRFVGPKGGPGMPEMLSLSSMIVGKGQGDKVALLTDGRFSGGTYGLVVGHIAPEAQVGGPIAYLHTGDMVTVDQDTKEITMHVSDEELAKRKAETTLPPLYSRGVLGKYAHTVSSASRGAVTDFWNMEQSGKQ
- a CDS encoding SPFH domain-containing protein; this encodes MEEKILTQKKNGLAVLVGLLVGDLILVFAFISAIASLPEGFPLAIGVITCIFLFIASLVCYAGIKIIKPQEALVLTLFGDYIGTIREAGIYFVNPFCVAVNPANNTRLGQSGDVTTKSPMSVSKTAEGKNISIETGKKNISLKVMTLNNSRQKINDCLGNPVEIGIAVTWRVVDTAKAVFNVDNYKEYLSLQCDSALRNIVRIYPYDVAPNVDTTGDGQADEGSLRGSSEIVASRIREEIQERVKDAGLEILEARITYLAYAPEIAAVMLQRQQASAIIDARKMIVDGAVGMVEMALERLSEGEIVELDEERKAAMVSNLLVVLCGNHDAQPIVNTGSLY
- a CDS encoding PTS ascorbate transporter subunit IIC — protein: MADQKKKQIPLRLSAKLYAALASWAEDDFRSVNGQIEYLLTECVKQRKKDGKYVSETIDEPFEIDL
- the rpmF gene encoding 50S ribosomal protein L32 codes for the protein MAVPARRTSKAKKNKRRTHYKVTAPSVNFDEATGDYSRSHRVSLKGYYKGRKIAKAASAE
- the rpmG gene encoding 50S ribosomal protein L33, whose protein sequence is MRVNITLEHKESGERLYLTSKNKRNTPDRLQLKKYSPKLRKHVVFTEVK